Proteins from a single region of Acidianus ambivalens:
- a CDS encoding PaREP1 family protein: MKKGIDVNEVLLDALSREDPNYTSEERIKLAENYLKESEEYLNKGDAVQASEKAYKVAEEVVKALAEKFRTPEYQSFLREGRWYTYLLSMASKTLSKALGDWVINGWNSAYDLHVWGFHEGKLSLDYVKIGVEKVKEMLNEAKKLFN; the protein is encoded by the coding sequence ATGAAGAAGGGAATTGACGTAAACGAAGTATTACTTGACGCGCTTAGCCGGGAGGATCCTAACTATACTTCAGAGGAGAGGATAAAGTTAGCTGAAAATTATTTAAAAGAAAGTGAGGAATATTTAAATAAAGGCGACGCAGTTCAAGCTTCGGAAAAAGCATACAAAGTAGCAGAGGAAGTAGTAAAAGCACTAGCTGAGAAGTTTAGGACTCCAGAATATCAATCTTTCTTAAGAGAAGGTAGATGGTATACTTATCTTCTTAGCATGGCGAGCAAAACTTTATCTAAGGCTTTAGGAGATTGGGTAATTAATGGTTGGAATTCTGCATACGATCTTCACGTTTGGGGATTCCACGAGGGAAAACTTTCTTTAGATTATGTAAAAATAGGAGTAGAAAAAGTGAAGGAAATGCTTAACGAAGCTAAAAAACTTTTCAATTAA
- a CDS encoding AAA family ATPase has translation MLFDLHPKEDRKELFGRDKEIDFSISQLLSKNWLIIGGQREIGKTSLMKVIINEMKKNYGFKGIYVNLRGVRNLNSLLKAILSEINGSKPSFKISVKVNFVIGSAGIELKRGAKVVNSLIELFNSIEEDVVIGLDEVQEISQASKQFLEVLGNVFASNPKVRFIFSGSYIGVTKALSNPSSSSPLHGRPPVLLNLRPFDEDTSRNFLKKGMEELNVRFDKEDEVVKKLDGVVGWLTLFGNFYAIRKIDFDSSMAYTIEEGKKIMIDEFKHFLEGKNNKGIYTTIMNVLKVVNTWKDIKRGVEIKLGDVDDKELSLALESLINNNFIEKKKEGVYEIVDPILREIDYDKI, from the coding sequence TTGTTATTCGATCTTCATCCTAAAGAGGACAGGAAAGAATTATTCGGAAGAGATAAAGAGATTGACTTTTCTATATCGCAACTATTATCAAAGAATTGGTTAATAATAGGCGGTCAAAGAGAGATAGGAAAAACTAGTTTAATGAAAGTGATAATAAACGAAATGAAGAAAAATTATGGATTTAAAGGTATTTATGTTAATCTTAGAGGAGTTAGAAATTTGAATTCATTACTTAAGGCAATTCTGTCAGAAATAAATGGTAGTAAACCTAGTTTTAAGATTTCTGTTAAGGTTAATTTCGTCATAGGTTCTGCAGGAATAGAATTAAAAAGAGGTGCTAAAGTAGTTAACAGCTTAATAGAACTTTTCAATTCAATTGAAGAAGACGTAGTAATAGGTCTTGACGAAGTTCAGGAGATTTCCCAAGCAAGTAAGCAATTCCTTGAAGTTTTGGGGAATGTTTTCGCCTCTAATCCTAAAGTAAGGTTCATATTCTCTGGTTCTTACATAGGAGTAACTAAGGCATTATCTAACCCTTCATCTTCATCTCCTCTTCACGGCAGACCGCCCGTCTTATTAAATTTAAGGCCATTTGATGAAGACACTTCTAGGAATTTCCTCAAAAAAGGGATGGAAGAACTAAATGTGCGTTTTGATAAAGAGGATGAAGTAGTCAAAAAGTTGGACGGAGTTGTAGGTTGGCTAACACTCTTTGGAAATTTTTACGCTATAAGGAAAATAGACTTTGATTCCTCAATGGCCTACACTATTGAAGAAGGTAAGAAGATAATGATTGATGAATTTAAACATTTTCTTGAGGGCAAAAATAATAAGGGAATTTACACAACAATAATGAATGTGCTAAAGGTAGTAAATACGTGGAAAGACATCAAGAGAGGAGTAGAAATAAAATTGGGTGATGTAGACGATAAGGAATTGAGTTTGGCATTGGAATCCCTTATTAATAATAATTTCATAGAAAAGAAGAAAGAAGGGGTTTACGAAATAGTGGATCCTATTCTTAGAGAGATAGATTATGATAAAATATAA
- a CDS encoding HPP family protein, which translates to MELNRKYKLFAFLNLVISISIITFASIETHVTFILPPFLATAGTKFPDPAWKFQRSLVILSSYLLSAFIGVIFVLIGSSIFIAVLASIVAYGIELILNIEHPPSILATFLGVLERVSPIYILHPVLVGVLTIEGINYVISRIMKMSKK; encoded by the coding sequence ATGGAGTTAAATAGGAAATACAAGCTATTTGCGTTTTTAAACCTTGTAATCTCAATCAGCATAATTACGTTTGCGTCGATAGAAACTCACGTTACGTTTATCTTACCTCCTTTTTTAGCTACTGCAGGAACTAAGTTTCCAGACCCGGCTTGGAAGTTTCAGAGAAGTCTTGTTATATTATCCTCCTATTTGCTTTCCGCCTTTATAGGAGTTATTTTTGTGCTTATAGGTTCTAGCATCTTTATAGCCGTTTTGGCATCAATAGTAGCTTACGGTATTGAATTAATTCTAAATATAGAGCATCCTCCATCAATTTTGGCAACTTTTCTGGGAGTTTTAGAAAGAGTTTCTCCTATTTATATTTTGCATCCAGTCCTTGTAGGAGTACTCACTATTGAAGGGATAAACTACGTAATCTCGAGAATAATGAAGATGAGCAAGAAATAG
- a CDS encoding 7-carboxy-7-deazaguanine synthase QueE — protein sequence MLPISEIFVSLQGEGPFSGRRALFIRFFGCNLRCSWCDTKYSYYGKPKVLTDLDVFDDFIILTGGEPTLYQDILRNFLTKAKSRGSEILVETNGTVLLKDHFVDYVDYFSISPKLSNAGVKYKVEIVKKNVEKLMDEEKFYYLKFPVMWEDDLDEVRKMVEYLGVEKSKVWLQPINNERIDYWWDVVVKEGYNLSIQLHKFVSKP from the coding sequence ATGTTACCGATTAGTGAGATATTCGTAAGCTTACAAGGAGAAGGCCCTTTTTCCGGTAGGAGAGCGCTCTTTATTAGATTCTTCGGTTGTAATTTGAGGTGCTCTTGGTGCGACACAAAATACTCATATTACGGTAAGCCGAAAGTTCTAACAGATCTAGACGTTTTCGACGATTTTATAATCTTAACCGGTGGAGAGCCTACATTATATCAGGATATTCTAAGAAATTTCCTTACTAAGGCTAAGAGCAGGGGAAGCGAAATTCTTGTTGAAACTAACGGAACAGTGTTATTGAAAGATCATTTTGTGGATTACGTAGATTATTTCAGCATATCTCCTAAGCTGTCTAATGCTGGAGTAAAATACAAAGTAGAAATTGTAAAGAAAAACGTGGAAAAATTAATGGACGAAGAAAAGTTCTATTATCTAAAGTTTCCGGTAATGTGGGAAGACGACCTTGACGAAGTTAGGAAAATGGTGGAATATCTAGGAGTGGAAAAAAGCAAAGTCTGGTTACAACCAATAAATAATGAAAGAATAGATTATTGGTGGGACGTGGTTGTTAAAGAAGGTTATAATTTATCAATACAGCTTCATAAATTCGTGAGTAAGCCATAA
- a CDS encoding exodeoxyribonuclease III, protein MKIVTWNVNGLKAITRKGSLDEVLKYDVIMLQEIRTSDLPLDLLFSGLTIESFSAKKKGYSGVMTLTRYKPINVIKGLNVEEFDEEGRVLTLEFEKLFLINSYFPRAGDELKRLDFKIKFDKTIEEFMMKLRERKPVIICGDFNAVRDRKDSSFWDEREPALTPQEREWLNHVVNDLGFIDAYKLVNPSKNEFTWRSYRFKWKAMRIDYCLVSSELKNEIKNCEVLKIEGSDHYPLLLELNIESP, encoded by the coding sequence GTGAAAATAGTAACTTGGAACGTTAACGGTTTAAAGGCAATAACCAGGAAAGGCTCCCTAGACGAAGTTTTAAAATACGACGTTATTATGTTACAAGAAATAAGGACTTCCGACTTACCTTTAGACTTGCTGTTTTCCGGACTTACGATAGAGTCTTTCTCTGCAAAGAAAAAAGGGTATAGCGGTGTTATGACATTAACGCGTTATAAGCCAATAAACGTAATAAAAGGCTTAAACGTTGAAGAATTTGACGAAGAAGGCAGAGTTTTGACCCTTGAGTTCGAGAAATTATTCTTAATTAACTCTTATTTCCCTAGAGCTGGTGACGAACTAAAGAGGTTAGATTTCAAGATAAAGTTCGATAAGACCATAGAGGAATTCATGATGAAGTTGAGAGAAAGAAAGCCCGTAATTATTTGTGGAGATTTTAACGCGGTAAGAGATAGGAAGGACTCATCTTTTTGGGACGAAAGGGAACCGGCTTTAACTCCTCAAGAGAGGGAATGGTTAAATCACGTGGTTAATGACCTAGGATTTATAGACGCTTACAAACTAGTTAATCCTAGTAAGAATGAATTTACCTGGAGGAGTTATAGGTTTAAATGGAAGGCAATGAGGATTGATTATTGCCTAGTTTCCTCGGAGTTAAAGAATGAAATTAAGAACTGCGAAGTGTTAAAGATTGAAGGATCTGATCATTATCCATTACTCTTAGAGCTTAACATTGAAAGCCCGTAA